The following are from one region of the Micrococcales bacterium genome:
- the typA gene encoding translational GTPase TypA, whose amino-acid sequence MALRSDLRNVAIIAHVDHGKTTLVDAMLWQSGAFRENADIADRVMDSMDLEREKGITILAKQTAVTHGNVTINIIDTPGHADFGGEVERGLEMVDGVLLLVDASEGPLPQTRFVLRKALTKQLPVVLVVNKVDRSDARIAEVVDEVYELFFDLDATEEQIDFPILYASARAGRASTQRPADGAMPDSDDLEPLFTALVETVPPPRYDADAPLQAHVTNLDASAYLGRLAICRIHGGTIRKGQQVAWCRADGSMTTAKVSELLMTDALERVPVEQAGPGDIIAVAGMPDITIGETLADPADPRPLPVITVDEPSISVTIGTNTSPLAGKDGAKMTARLIKNRLDAELIGNVSLRVAETDRPDAWEVQGRGELQLAVLVEMMRREGFELTVGKPLVVTREIDGTLHEPMENLTVDIPEDYVGVVSQLMGLRRGRMDDMTNHGTGWVRMEFTVPARALIGFRTEFLTETRGTGLMHHVFGGYEPWHGDLRTRPTGSLVADRRGTVTSFACFNLQERGTLFVEPGAEVYEGMIVGENARADDMDVNPTKEKKLTNIRSSTGEELERLIPPRVLSLEQALEFCREDECVEVTPRTVRLRKVELNAALRARATARRKARG is encoded by the coding sequence ATGGCCCTGCGCAGCGACCTGCGAAACGTCGCGATCATCGCCCACGTCGATCACGGCAAGACCACGCTCGTCGACGCCATGCTGTGGCAGTCCGGAGCCTTCCGCGAGAACGCCGACATCGCTGATCGCGTGATGGACTCCATGGACCTGGAGCGTGAGAAAGGCATCACCATCCTCGCCAAGCAGACGGCGGTGACCCACGGGAACGTGACGATCAACATCATCGACACCCCAGGGCACGCCGACTTCGGCGGCGAGGTGGAACGTGGCCTGGAGATGGTCGACGGTGTGCTGCTGCTGGTCGACGCCTCCGAAGGCCCGTTGCCGCAGACCCGGTTCGTGCTGCGCAAGGCACTGACCAAGCAACTGCCGGTGGTGCTGGTGGTGAACAAGGTCGACCGGTCCGACGCCCGGATCGCCGAGGTGGTCGACGAGGTCTACGAACTGTTCTTCGACCTCGACGCCACGGAGGAGCAGATCGACTTCCCGATCCTCTACGCCAGCGCGAGGGCAGGCCGAGCCAGTACGCAGCGGCCCGCGGACGGCGCGATGCCGGACTCCGACGACCTCGAGCCGCTGTTCACCGCGCTGGTCGAGACCGTTCCCCCACCCCGGTACGACGCTGACGCCCCCCTGCAGGCCCACGTGACGAACCTCGACGCGTCGGCCTATCTGGGACGCCTGGCGATCTGCCGCATCCATGGCGGCACGATCCGCAAAGGGCAGCAGGTCGCCTGGTGCCGCGCGGACGGCAGCATGACCACGGCCAAGGTCAGCGAGTTGCTGATGACCGATGCCCTGGAGCGGGTGCCGGTGGAACAGGCCGGGCCCGGGGACATCATCGCGGTGGCGGGCATGCCGGACATCACGATCGGCGAAACGCTGGCCGACCCGGCCGACCCCCGGCCACTGCCGGTCATCACCGTCGACGAGCCCAGCATCTCGGTGACCATCGGTACGAACACCTCGCCCCTGGCCGGCAAGGACGGCGCGAAGATGACCGCGCGGCTGATCAAGAACCGCCTGGATGCGGAGTTGATCGGCAACGTATCGCTGCGCGTGGCCGAGACCGACCGCCCCGACGCCTGGGAGGTCCAGGGCCGTGGGGAACTGCAGCTGGCGGTGCTCGTGGAGATGATGCGGCGGGAGGGCTTCGAGCTGACCGTCGGCAAACCCCTGGTCGTCACCCGGGAGATCGACGGGACCCTGCACGAGCCGATGGAGAACCTCACCGTCGACATCCCCGAAGACTACGTCGGCGTGGTTTCGCAGTTGATGGGCCTGCGCCGGGGCCGCATGGACGACATGACCAATCACGGCACCGGGTGGGTGCGTATGGAGTTCACGGTGCCCGCTCGCGCGCTCATCGGGTTCCGCACCGAGTTCCTCACCGAGACCCGCGGCACGGGCCTGATGCACCACGTATTCGGCGGTTACGAGCCATGGCACGGCGACCTGCGCACCCGGCCCACCGGTTCGCTGGTGGCCGACCGCCGCGGCACCGTGACCAGCTTCGCGTGCTTCAACCTCCAGGAGCGGGGAACCCTGTTCGTGGAGCCCGGGGCCGAGGTCTACGAGGGCATGATCGTCGGCGAGAACGCCCGCGCCGACGACATGGACGTCAACCCCACGAAGGAGAAGAAGCTCACCAACATCCGCTCGTCGACCGGCGAGGAGTTGGAGCGTTTGATCCCGCCGCGGGTGCTGTCGCTGGAGCAGGCTCTGGAGTTCTGTCGCGAGGACGAGTGTGTCGAGGTCACCCCTCGGACCGTGCGACTGCGCAAGGTCGAACTTAACGCCGCGCTCCGGGCGAGGGCGACCGCGCGGCGCAAGGCCCGGGGGTAG
- a CDS encoding DUF2510 domain-containing protein: MSHDTPQAGWYPNPDGTGGLRWWSGVGWTEYTRPNPEGEHAAEQPTAVLPEPTTPLPPEPTAPVPAAAWGQPGGGQPAPPPQTPSYAAYTPPPGRPLTASGMRPLGGMFSDIGRITRRAWWPILAISVAIWVGVSAVLAVITFAVVDTGALRAGLDTLGAALEANPEGDFSQAEVDAMTSEFSRAFSALPLGGWVVLGALLSVLLLIASTVQIGAVNRLGMDAAATNRVSWAAAWRSGFVAGFRLFGYYVLLVMVMTAAVVAVTVVIVLTAQFAPALAIGLGILAFFGFFAVSFWLTGRLIPAVAQAVVGRRALSWSWRATRGKFWGVLGRYLLWSLAASVIVNVITTVVSIPISLLFLGQATSTADPSASLGLALTLNLVLLPLSMALAAITVMGIVPIWRDLTDDPVYRSIDAQGVPVTPPGD, translated from the coding sequence ATGAGCCATGACACGCCGCAGGCAGGCTGGTACCCCAACCCCGACGGAACCGGTGGCTTGCGCTGGTGGAGCGGGGTGGGTTGGACCGAGTACACCCGGCCCAACCCCGAAGGCGAGCACGCGGCCGAGCAGCCGACAGCGGTCCTGCCGGAACCCACGACCCCGTTGCCGCCGGAACCGACCGCACCCGTGCCGGCCGCAGCCTGGGGTCAGCCCGGCGGTGGGCAGCCCGCCCCCCCGCCACAGACCCCGTCGTACGCCGCGTACACCCCGCCGCCGGGCAGGCCCCTGACCGCCAGCGGGATGCGCCCGCTCGGCGGCATGTTCAGCGATATCGGCCGTATCACGCGCCGGGCATGGTGGCCGATCCTGGCGATCTCGGTGGCGATCTGGGTGGGGGTCTCCGCGGTTCTGGCGGTGATCACCTTCGCAGTGGTCGACACCGGCGCCCTGCGGGCGGGCCTGGACACGCTGGGGGCGGCCCTGGAAGCCAACCCCGAGGGCGACTTCAGCCAGGCCGAGGTCGATGCCATGACATCGGAGTTCTCCCGGGCCTTCTCGGCGCTGCCACTGGGCGGCTGGGTGGTCCTCGGTGCGCTGCTCAGCGTGCTGTTGCTGATCGCGTCCACGGTTCAGATCGGCGCTGTGAACCGGCTGGGAATGGACGCCGCTGCGACGAACCGCGTTTCCTGGGCAGCGGCCTGGCGCAGTGGTTTCGTCGCCGGGTTCCGGCTGTTCGGGTACTACGTGTTGCTGGTGATGGTGATGACCGCGGCGGTCGTGGCAGTCACGGTGGTCATCGTGCTCACTGCCCAGTTCGCCCCCGCCCTGGCCATCGGACTGGGCATCCTTGCGTTCTTCGGCTTCTTCGCCGTGTCGTTCTGGCTCACCGGACGGCTGATCCCGGCGGTGGCGCAAGCCGTGGTCGGACGGCGGGCGCTGAGTTGGTCCTGGCGCGCCACCCGCGGCAAGTTCTGGGGCGTCCTCGGCCGGTACCTGCTGTGGTCGCTGGCCGCCTCCGTGATCGTCAATGTGATCACGACGGTGGTGAGCATCCCGATCAGCTTGCTGTTCCTCGGGCAGGCGACCAGCACGGCCGACCCCTCGGCGTCGCTAGGGCTGGCCCTGACACTCAACCTCGTCCTGCTGCCGCTGTCCATGGCGCTGGCAGCGATCACCGTCATGGGCATCGTGCCGATCTGGCGCGATCTCACCGACGACCCGGTGTACCGGTCGATCGATGCCCAAGGGGTTCCGGTGACGCCCCCCGGCGACTAG
- a CDS encoding VOC family protein — MPRPVHLEIHASDPAALIAFYQAVFGWSFEQWGDVEYWVITTGDEAMGINGGLLPRQGSRPDPGAPVSGAVPVIGVGDCAEYHRRALQAGATETMPVSQMPGVGTLAYFQDPDGNHFGIIEPTMPPAGN, encoded by the coding sequence ATGCCGAGGCCCGTGCATCTCGAGATCCACGCCAGCGACCCCGCCGCCCTCATCGCGTTCTACCAGGCCGTCTTCGGCTGGTCGTTCGAGCAGTGGGGCGACGTCGAGTACTGGGTGATCACCACCGGGGACGAAGCCATGGGGATCAACGGCGGGCTGCTGCCCCGGCAAGGTTCCCGACCGGATCCCGGCGCCCCCGTCAGCGGCGCGGTGCCGGTGATCGGCGTGGGGGACTGCGCCGAGTACCACCGGAGGGCCCTGCAGGCAGGTGCGACGGAAACGATGCCCGTCTCGCAGATGCCAGGAGTCGGCACCCTCGCGTACTTCCAGGACCCCGACGGCAACCATTTCGGCATCATCGAGCCGACGATGCCGCCGGCCGGGAACTGA
- a CDS encoding WYL domain-containing protein — MSQAKAYQRLLDLALTLTSAGRVGVRSPDLMTRLGYEDSDAGKRAFMRDLDDLRETGLEIENASALGEEARYVVRPGDVRWRVEFTPAQRTALQAALAAASATGMVTVHRRDLPVDLDRVREAVRRRCVMYFDYNGRSRVVDPQSWEWSGHDLVVTGWEAAARMIKSFAVARMENLEIGAPGSAQPPTDIVRPGLDPITWQVDPPVIAVLSCPGFADDVISLVGGTQVGDEVHVEVTNRLIFLARVIELGSRARLVAPEVLRDALRELLEAAL; from the coding sequence ATGAGTCAGGCCAAGGCCTACCAGCGCCTCCTCGACCTGGCGCTGACGTTGACCTCCGCGGGCAGGGTCGGTGTGCGCAGCCCCGATCTCATGACCCGGCTCGGCTATGAGGATTCCGACGCCGGCAAGCGGGCTTTCATGCGCGACCTCGACGACCTGCGGGAAACCGGCCTGGAGATCGAGAACGCCTCGGCCCTCGGCGAGGAGGCCCGCTACGTGGTCCGGCCCGGGGACGTGCGCTGGCGGGTGGAGTTCACCCCGGCCCAGCGCACCGCCCTGCAAGCCGCCCTGGCCGCCGCTTCCGCCACGGGCATGGTGACCGTGCACCGCAGAGACCTGCCCGTGGACCTTGACCGGGTGCGCGAGGCCGTCCGCCGGCGTTGCGTCATGTACTTCGACTACAACGGCCGTTCCCGGGTGGTCGATCCCCAGAGCTGGGAATGGTCAGGCCACGATCTCGTGGTGACCGGGTGGGAGGCGGCCGCCCGGATGATCAAGAGTTTCGCCGTGGCCCGCATGGAGAACCTCGAGATCGGCGCGCCCGGCTCGGCCCAACCGCCCACTGACATCGTGCGGCCGGGGCTCGACCCGATCACCTGGCAGGTCGACCCGCCCGTCATCGCCGTGCTGTCCTGCCCAGGGTTCGCCGACGACGTGATCTCGCTGGTCGGCGGCACGCAGGTCGGCGACGAGGTCCACGTCGAGGTGACGAACCGGTTGATCTTCCTGGCCCGGGTCATAGAACTCGGCTCGCGCGCGCGACTGGTCGCACCGGAGGTCCTCCGCGACGCCCTGCGCGAGTTGCTGGAGGCGGCACTGTGA
- a CDS encoding alpha/beta-hydrolase family protein, producing MDTARMLAMSFAVVESLRPSLVPRKTQHQAMVTAACAATAGLAVAPMASRRIPVAVLVGGLATAAARAVHHVRAQRESHPDWDPRPQNPAIAVGIGGLGGCAVACAPGVAAGLARAAGAAIAHRRGGSAAVWTGGVAAAAGAVVTAAGTVGARMALENLREVGTRADPALQEPPDSPYVTGGPGSQIAYDTLARDGRRFVWFRTPAGQIGSVDGRAREPVRVYVGLESANTPEQRVDLAMRELERLGAFDRGTVLIMSPAGSGYADYVAAEAVECFTRGDCASVVVQYGVLPSMLSLPRVGLGSLTVRLLLDRIDDRVARQAHRPRVIMYGESLGARVAQEALQRSPSRVDATGRVVGVDALVSVGTPGGPSLRNDLLHSGDVVHLDRWQQMTGAERAQLWFIDHDADPVTRWDGRLAWRRPAWLRGPRGRNVPADMQWLPVLTWWQVIFDLIFAAQQQSGVFRSVGHDYRADLGPILAAVVGRGADVAKVEALLAQREIERDSVTVTVTTGSLPPT from the coding sequence ATGGACACCGCGCGCATGCTCGCCATGTCGTTCGCGGTCGTCGAGTCGTTGCGTCCCTCTTTGGTTCCCCGCAAGACCCAGCACCAGGCCATGGTGACAGCGGCCTGCGCGGCGACCGCAGGTCTGGCGGTGGCCCCGATGGCGTCCCGGCGAATTCCCGTCGCGGTGCTCGTCGGCGGGCTGGCGACTGCCGCCGCGCGCGCCGTGCACCATGTCCGCGCCCAGCGCGAATCACACCCCGACTGGGACCCGCGGCCCCAGAACCCGGCCATCGCAGTCGGCATCGGCGGGCTCGGCGGCTGCGCGGTGGCCTGTGCGCCGGGGGTGGCTGCCGGGCTGGCTCGTGCCGCGGGTGCGGCGATCGCACACCGGCGCGGCGGGTCCGCCGCGGTGTGGACGGGGGGAGTGGCCGCGGCGGCGGGTGCGGTCGTCACTGCCGCCGGAACGGTCGGCGCCCGCATGGCGCTGGAGAACCTGCGAGAGGTCGGTACCCGTGCCGACCCGGCCTTGCAGGAACCGCCGGACAGCCCCTACGTCACCGGTGGGCCCGGGTCGCAGATCGCGTACGACACCCTCGCCCGCGACGGCCGGCGCTTCGTGTGGTTCCGCACCCCCGCCGGGCAGATAGGCTCGGTGGACGGTCGGGCCCGCGAGCCGGTGCGCGTGTACGTGGGTCTGGAGTCGGCTAACACCCCTGAGCAGCGGGTCGATCTTGCGATGCGGGAACTCGAGCGGCTCGGCGCGTTCGACCGGGGCACCGTGCTGATCATGAGTCCCGCCGGGTCGGGCTACGCCGACTACGTCGCGGCCGAGGCCGTCGAGTGCTTCACGCGCGGGGACTGCGCGAGTGTTGTCGTCCAGTACGGGGTGCTGCCGTCGATGCTGTCGTTGCCTCGGGTGGGCCTGGGATCGCTGACTGTGCGGCTGTTGCTGGATCGCATCGACGACCGCGTGGCGCGGCAGGCGCATCGGCCGCGCGTGATCATGTACGGGGAGAGCCTGGGGGCCCGGGTGGCTCAGGAGGCGCTACAGCGCTCGCCGTCGCGGGTCGACGCCACCGGCCGCGTCGTGGGTGTGGATGCCCTGGTGTCCGTCGGAACCCCGGGTGGTCCGTCATTGCGCAACGACCTCCTGCACAGCGGCGACGTCGTGCACCTCGACCGCTGGCAGCAGATGACCGGTGCCGAACGCGCCCAACTGTGGTTCATCGATCATGACGCGGACCCGGTGACCCGCTGGGATGGCCGGCTGGCGTGGCGCCGCCCGGCCTGGCTGCGCGGGCCGCGTGGGCGCAACGTGCCGGCCGACATGCAGTGGCTGCCGGTGCTCACGTGGTGGCAGGTGATCTTCGACCTCATCTTCGCCGCGCAGCAGCAGTCGGGAGTGTTCCGGTCCGTCGGCCACGACTACCGTGCCGATCTCGGCCCGATCCTGGCCGCAGTGGTGGGTCGTGGTGCCGACGTGGCGAAGGTGGAAGCGCTCTTGGCGCAGCGCGAGATCGAGCGTGACAGTGTGACGGTGACGGTCACCACCGGTTCGCTGCCGCCCACCTGA
- a CDS encoding 4a-hydroxytetrahydrobiopterin dehydratase — MSRPLTPEEIQRHLRDLPGWAGDTTALRRTVEFGDFATAIRAVTEVAQAAEDMDHHPDMDIRWRTIVFAVSTHSAGGVTQLDVELAHQISAITASLDS, encoded by the coding sequence GTGAGCCGACCTTTGACGCCCGAGGAGATCCAGCGGCACCTGCGGGACCTGCCCGGTTGGGCCGGGGACACCACCGCGTTGCGCCGAACCGTCGAGTTCGGGGACTTCGCCACCGCTATCCGGGCCGTGACCGAGGTGGCGCAGGCCGCCGAGGACATGGACCACCACCCCGACATGGACATCCGATGGCGCACCATCGTGTTCGCCGTGTCCACACACTCCGCCGGCGGGGTGACCCAGCTCGATGTCGAATTGGCCCACCAGATCTCGGCCATCACGGCATCCTTGGACTCATGA